The following proteins come from a genomic window of Bremerella cremea:
- a CDS encoding integrase core domain-containing protein, with the protein AIDNVMIERLWRTLKYEEVYLKEYASGADCYQSLGEYLDYYDHRRRHQSLGRKTPWQVYRPDRSERVKHSI; encoded by the coding sequence GAGCGATCGACAACGTGATGATCGAGCGTTTGTGGCGAACCTTGAAATACGAGGAGGTCTACCTCAAGGAATACGCGAGCGGAGCCGATTGTTATCAAAGCCTGGGGGAGTACCTGGACTACTACGACCACCGTCGGCGACACCAGTCGCTAGGACGAAAAACCCCCTGGCAAGTCTACCGGCCTGACCGGTCCGAGCGAGTGAAACACTCTATCTAA